From Mycolicibacterium nivoides, a single genomic window includes:
- a CDS encoding ABC transporter permease, translating to MIKYAAARIGQSLLVLLLAFTVIFWGVSILPTDPVSIFVAKGDGYFNPDIVAQVKEFYGYDRPVYVQYFSQLGQLLHGQFGFSLSSGQSVTDRIGGVIGETLKLAATATVLALGFALGILLLSSTTRFDWLRTFIRSIPPLFSAVPTFWLGLVILQIFSVQLGLFSLFPDGSMASLLVPAVVLAVPISAPIAQVLLKNAEATLALPHINTARAKGGSPTWVIRKHVLKNAAGPALTVTATTIGALLGGSVVTETVFSRSGLGTVLLQAVSNQDISLIQGLVLLTTFVIVGVNLLVDLIYPILDPRVTKSQRQGFNTRLGRFA from the coding sequence ATGATCAAATACGCCGCCGCTCGCATCGGCCAGTCGCTCCTGGTACTACTGCTGGCTTTCACCGTGATCTTCTGGGGTGTCAGCATCCTGCCCACCGACCCGGTGTCGATCTTCGTCGCGAAAGGCGACGGCTACTTCAACCCGGACATCGTCGCGCAGGTCAAGGAGTTCTACGGCTACGACCGGCCGGTCTACGTACAGTACTTCTCGCAGCTCGGTCAGCTGCTGCACGGCCAGTTCGGGTTCTCACTGTCCAGCGGGCAGTCGGTCACCGACCGGATCGGCGGCGTGATCGGCGAGACGCTCAAGCTGGCCGCGACGGCGACAGTGCTGGCGCTCGGTTTCGCGCTGGGGATTCTGCTGTTGTCCTCGACCACCCGGTTCGACTGGCTCCGGACCTTCATCCGCAGCATCCCCCCACTGTTCAGTGCTGTTCCGACATTCTGGCTGGGGCTCGTCATCCTGCAGATCTTCTCGGTTCAGCTCGGCTTGTTCTCGTTGTTCCCGGATGGGTCCATGGCCTCGCTGCTGGTTCCCGCGGTGGTGCTCGCGGTGCCGATATCAGCACCGATCGCCCAGGTGTTGCTGAAGAATGCCGAAGCCACGCTTGCCCTTCCACACATCAACACCGCGCGCGCCAAGGGCGGCAGCCCGACCTGGGTGATCCGCAAACACGTGTTGAAGAACGCGGCCGGTCCCGCACTGACGGTCACGGCGACCACCATTGGCGCACTACTGGGCGGTTCGGTTGTCACCGAGACCGTGTTCTCGCGGTCCGGTTTGGGCACGGTGCTGCTTCAGGCGGTGTCCAACCAGGACATTTCCCTGATTCAGGGCCTCGTGCTGCTCACCACCTTCGTCATCGTCGGGGTCAACCTCCTGGTGGACCTGATCTACCCGATCCTCGACCCCCGCGTCACCAAATCGCAGCGACAGGGTTTCAACACCCGGTTGGGTAGGTTCGCGTGA
- a CDS encoding ABC transporter permease, translating to MTSTLTPPVPQPATRDRVRFSPSAVATALAVLVLVSVALWTIFPSWFTSHDPLIGEGAQRFLPPSLDHWFGTDRAGRDTFTRVVHGTRNTVYGAVIGTSIGLVVGTLLGVTAGVLRGAVDAVIMRLVDVLLALPGFLLALCIVAAFGPGTTHVAIGVGIAAVAPFARVARGEALRVVQLEYIDAARVSGASPAAVLFRHVLPNSAGPIVALIPTELGATILNIAGLGFLGYGAPPPTPEWGTLLSEGRDYLANAWWLTTLPGIVVLIAVLAVSRAGRLLQRRFRI from the coding sequence ATGACGAGCACGCTCACCCCACCGGTGCCGCAGCCGGCGACCCGTGACCGGGTCCGGTTCAGTCCCAGTGCTGTTGCCACCGCCCTGGCCGTCCTGGTGCTCGTGTCCGTTGCGCTCTGGACGATCTTCCCCTCGTGGTTCACCAGCCACGACCCGCTCATCGGTGAGGGCGCCCAGAGGTTCCTGCCACCGAGCCTCGACCACTGGTTCGGCACCGACCGGGCGGGTAGGGACACGTTCACCCGCGTTGTGCACGGCACCCGCAACACGGTGTACGGCGCCGTGATCGGCACCTCGATCGGGCTCGTCGTCGGCACGCTCCTCGGCGTGACCGCAGGAGTGCTTCGTGGAGCCGTCGACGCGGTCATCATGCGACTGGTCGACGTCCTGCTGGCACTGCCGGGATTCCTGCTGGCGCTGTGCATCGTCGCGGCGTTCGGTCCCGGGACCACCCACGTCGCCATCGGTGTCGGTATCGCCGCCGTGGCTCCTTTCGCGCGGGTGGCCCGCGGGGAGGCACTGCGTGTGGTCCAACTCGAATACATCGACGCCGCACGGGTTTCCGGGGCAAGTCCGGCAGCAGTGCTGTTCCGTCATGTCCTGCCCAACTCGGCCGGACCCATAGTGGCCCTGATCCCGACCGAACTCGGGGCGACGATTCTCAACATCGCCGGCCTGGGGTTCCTGGGTTACGGCGCGCCACCGCCCACACCGGAGTGGGGCACCCTGCTCTCGGAGGGCCGGGACTACCTGGCCAACGCCTGGTGGCTGACGACCCTGCCCGGGATCGTCGTCTTGATCGCGGTGCTGGCGGTGTCCCGCGCCGGCCGACTGCTACAGCGCCGCTTCAGGATCTGA
- a CDS encoding ABC transporter permease, with translation MTAIPDVRTAFTPAGWGTPGSRRLVRYLAGRVTQAVVVLWLAYTLTFIAITLLPSNPIEMFAADDTGVIDPQTVAQMKLYYGYDHGVLQRYFIELSQVVRGGLGYSMSTGQTVTQAIGDAALPTLRLAFTAFVVAVLIAGTIVSTATLANRRWLRSSVVVLPPLFAAAPVFWVGIVVLNVLSFRLGWISAFPDGTFWSILVPSLVLGLPLSAAMAQVLLKSVDTVLESDFIDVVRAKGAGKHWVFWRHVVRNAAGPGLTVAGTVLGTLVGGTVVTETVFARAGIGRVLQTAVSQQDVSLVQGFILIIAGVYVVVNLLIDLLYPALDRRILLSTGGARS, from the coding sequence ATGACGGCGATTCCTGACGTTCGGACGGCATTCACGCCGGCCGGCTGGGGCACTCCCGGGTCGCGCCGGCTCGTCCGGTATCTCGCCGGCCGCGTCACGCAGGCCGTGGTCGTGCTGTGGTTGGCCTACACCCTGACATTCATCGCGATCACCCTGTTGCCGTCCAACCCGATCGAGATGTTCGCCGCGGACGACACCGGGGTGATCGACCCGCAGACCGTGGCGCAGATGAAGCTGTACTACGGGTACGACCACGGTGTCCTGCAGCGGTACTTCATCGAATTGAGCCAGGTTGTACGCGGAGGCCTCGGTTACTCGATGAGCACCGGCCAGACAGTGACACAGGCGATCGGCGACGCCGCACTGCCCACGTTGCGACTGGCGTTCACCGCGTTCGTCGTCGCCGTGCTCATCGCCGGGACGATCGTGTCCACCGCGACGCTGGCGAACCGGCGCTGGTTGCGTTCATCGGTCGTGGTTCTGCCGCCGCTGTTCGCCGCCGCGCCGGTGTTCTGGGTGGGCATCGTGGTGCTGAACGTCCTGTCGTTCCGGCTCGGCTGGATCTCGGCATTCCCGGACGGCACATTCTGGTCGATTCTGGTGCCCTCCCTGGTGCTGGGGCTGCCGCTGTCGGCCGCGATGGCACAGGTGTTGCTCAAAAGCGTGGACACCGTGCTGGAAAGCGACTTCATCGACGTAGTGCGCGCCAAGGGTGCAGGCAAGCACTGGGTGTTCTGGCGACATGTGGTCCGTAACGCCGCGGGTCCCGGGTTGACGGTGGCGGGCACAGTGCTGGGCACCCTGGTGGGCGGCACCGTGGTCACCGAAACCGTGTTCGCCCGAGCCGGAATCGGGCGCGTACTGCAGACCGCGGTCTCCCAACAGGATGTATCGCTGGTTCAGGGCTTCATCCTGATCATCGCCGGGGTCTACGTCGTGGTGAACCTGCTGATCGACCTGCTCTACCCCGCGCTGGACCGGCGGATTCTGCTGAGCACCGGCGGGGCACGATCATGA
- a CDS encoding nitroreductase family deazaflavin-dependent oxidoreductase, with amino-acid sequence MADAIDFDEMNRAVIREFHESGGKAGGVFEGKPLVLVHHTGAKSGTERIAPLVPLLDGDRIFIFASKGGADTNPDWYHNLVAHPDTVVELGTESFPVTARVLAGAERDDVYAKQSAVQPQFGEYQRKTKRLIPVIELER; translated from the coding sequence ATGGCAGATGCTATTGACTTCGACGAGATGAACCGCGCCGTGATCCGTGAGTTCCACGAATCCGGCGGCAAGGCAGGCGGCGTGTTCGAGGGCAAGCCTCTCGTGCTGGTCCACCACACCGGCGCCAAGTCCGGAACTGAACGGATCGCGCCTCTCGTACCGTTGCTGGATGGCGACCGAATCTTCATTTTTGCCAGCAAGGGCGGTGCCGACACGAACCCGGACTGGTACCACAACCTGGTGGCCCATCCCGATACCGTCGTCGAACTCGGGACCGAGAGCTTCCCTGTGACCGCTCGGGTGCTCGCCGGGGCAGAGCGCGACGACGTCTATGCCAAGCAGTCGGCGGTGCAACCCCAGTTCGGTGAGTATCAACGCAAGACGAAACGCCTTATCCCGGTCATCGAGTTGGAGCGCTGA
- a CDS encoding ABC transporter permease, which translates to MITSAPWSARVSGAILVLVAAWAIVPGLFTSQDPLNGNRLEKFQPPSWAHWFGTDHLGRDVLTRVIYGTSHTILTAGLAVTVGLAVGSIVGIIAGVAGPFADAVGMRFSDVLLALPGFLVSVWIVTAYGAGPLSVGIGVGIGSIAIFARVFRAEVMRVRALDYVEAAFLSGESRWSVIRRHIVPNAVGAVVALAVIDLSAAILAISALGYLGYSAPPPTPEWGLLVAEGRSYLATAWWLTSLPGAVILVVIVALGVISRRVLKSNNI; encoded by the coding sequence GTGATCACATCCGCGCCGTGGTCGGCGCGGGTATCGGGTGCGATACTCGTCCTAGTCGCCGCATGGGCCATCGTCCCTGGACTGTTCACCAGCCAGGACCCGCTCAACGGCAACCGCCTGGAGAAGTTCCAGCCGCCCAGCTGGGCACACTGGTTCGGCACCGACCATCTCGGCCGGGATGTGCTGACCCGCGTCATCTATGGCACCTCGCACACGATCCTCACCGCGGGCCTGGCGGTGACCGTCGGTCTGGCCGTCGGCAGCATTGTCGGCATCATCGCCGGTGTCGCAGGGCCGTTCGCCGACGCCGTCGGAATGCGGTTCAGCGACGTGCTGTTGGCGCTGCCCGGGTTCCTGGTGTCGGTGTGGATCGTCACCGCCTACGGCGCGGGCCCACTGTCGGTGGGCATCGGTGTCGGCATCGGATCGATCGCCATATTTGCCAGGGTGTTTCGCGCCGAAGTGATGCGGGTGCGAGCACTCGACTACGTGGAAGCGGCGTTCCTGTCGGGCGAGAGCCGATGGTCGGTGATCCGGCGCCACATCGTCCCCAACGCCGTCGGTGCGGTGGTGGCTCTGGCCGTCATCGACCTGAGTGCCGCGATTCTCGCGATCTCGGCGCTTGGCTACCTCGGGTACAGCGCCCCGCCGCCCACACCGGAGTGGGGCCTGCTGGTCGCCGAGGGACGCAGCTACCTCGCCACCGCCTGGTGGCTGACCTCCCTGCCCGGCGCGGTCATCCTCGTCGTCATCGTCGCTCTCGGCGTGATCAGCAGACGCGTCCTGAAGTCCAACAACATCTGA
- the nikE gene encoding nickel ABC transporter ATP-binding protein NikE: MTTTLPTAPEDTAPSTTPPVLEIQNLTISYRGGAQAAVRGVNLTIRPGEVVAVIGESGSGKSTLSKAAIGLLPDSARIDSGSIRVAGHELTTLSEREVVKLRGKVVALVPQDPATSLDPVQPIGRQLTEVFRLHPGGKRLSRDELRAKAVELLDVVGIDHPEQRLRQYPHELSGGMKQRVLIAIAFGLHPTLLIADEPTSALDVTVQKQVLEVFDRLTGQTGVAVLFVTHNLAVASDHATRAIVMRNGEVLDNGPIDDLVLRPEHDYTRQLISSAFGLGDSGAPGSRAPAAPADPVVEVVGLTKVFAHGPNGHFKAVDDVTFTLTRNSTFALVGESGSGKSTTARLILGLTRPDAGEVSIEGTEVTGLRRQAKRDVWRKIQLVQQNPQVALDPRLTVEQIVDEPLRSFGLGDRTDRRRRVTELLDQVGLPGSFATRKPRELSGGQQQRVAIARALAPRSPIVVLDEALSALDVVTQRRILGLLHEVQRELELTYLFISHDLDLVRSISDHVAVMRRGSVVETGPTERIFAEPGSEYTRALCSTPPPDTGCAANSRR; this comes from the coding sequence ATGACCACCACCCTGCCGACCGCCCCCGAGGACACCGCCCCGTCCACCACACCACCGGTGCTCGAGATCCAGAACCTGACAATCTCGTATCGCGGAGGCGCCCAGGCCGCGGTGCGCGGCGTCAACCTCACCATCCGGCCCGGCGAAGTCGTCGCGGTGATCGGTGAATCCGGTTCGGGCAAATCGACTTTGAGCAAGGCGGCGATCGGACTGCTGCCCGACAGTGCGCGGATCGACAGCGGATCCATCCGGGTTGCCGGACATGAGCTCACCACACTGAGCGAACGGGAGGTGGTCAAGCTCCGGGGTAAGGTGGTGGCGCTGGTCCCCCAGGATCCGGCCACATCGCTGGATCCCGTACAGCCGATCGGCCGCCAGCTCACGGAGGTCTTCCGGCTGCATCCCGGTGGAAAGCGGTTGTCGCGGGATGAATTACGGGCCAAAGCGGTCGAGCTACTCGACGTGGTCGGCATCGACCACCCCGAGCAGCGCCTGCGCCAGTACCCCCATGAACTGTCGGGGGGCATGAAGCAACGGGTACTCATCGCCATCGCGTTCGGGCTGCACCCAACGCTGCTGATCGCCGACGAACCCACCTCTGCCCTCGACGTCACCGTGCAGAAGCAGGTGCTCGAGGTCTTCGACCGGCTCACCGGGCAGACGGGAGTGGCCGTCCTGTTCGTGACACACAACCTGGCGGTGGCCTCTGATCACGCCACCAGGGCGATCGTGATGCGCAACGGCGAGGTACTCGACAACGGACCGATCGATGACCTGGTGTTGCGGCCGGAGCACGATTACACCCGCCAACTCATCAGCAGCGCCTTCGGTCTCGGCGACAGCGGTGCACCGGGCTCCCGCGCTCCTGCCGCGCCTGCGGATCCCGTCGTCGAAGTGGTGGGTCTGACCAAGGTCTTCGCCCACGGACCCAATGGGCACTTCAAGGCCGTCGACGACGTCACCTTCACCCTCACCCGCAACAGCACCTTCGCGCTGGTCGGCGAGTCCGGATCGGGAAAATCCACGACGGCCCGGTTGATCCTGGGCCTCACCCGCCCGGACGCTGGCGAGGTGTCCATCGAGGGCACGGAGGTCACCGGGCTGCGGCGGCAGGCCAAACGTGACGTATGGCGGAAAATCCAGCTGGTACAACAGAACCCACAGGTCGCGCTGGATCCGCGGCTCACCGTCGAACAGATCGTCGACGAGCCGCTGCGATCGTTCGGGCTGGGCGATCGCACTGACCGCCGGCGGCGGGTCACCGAGCTGCTCGATCAGGTGGGGCTGCCCGGTTCCTTCGCCACCCGTAAACCTCGCGAGCTGTCCGGCGGCCAGCAGCAACGGGTGGCGATCGCCCGGGCACTGGCTCCTCGATCTCCCATCGTGGTGCTCGACGAAGCGCTGTCCGCACTTGATGTCGTAACCCAGCGCCGCATTCTCGGCCTGCTGCACGAGGTCCAGCGCGAGCTCGAACTGACGTACCTGTTCATCTCACACGACCTCGATCTGGTGCGCTCGATCTCCGATCATGTCGCGGTGATGCGACGCGGCAGCGTCGTCGAAACAGGGCCCACTGAAAGGATCTTTGCCGAGCCGGGTTCGGAGTACACCCGCGCGCTCTGCTCGACGCCGCCCCCGGACACCGGCTGCGCAGCCAACTCGCGCAGATGA
- a CDS encoding ABC transporter substrate-binding protein — translation MRRRFKLIAGATLVALLAGCASNQQHAASSGPTGEPTPGGTLTFSDVQFVTDALSTNYTTANLLFQVVDRLVYLDPKTGEVHGWLASQFSRNGDATQYTFTIRDGVTFSDGTPLTADVVKANFDQLGKGDPSKKIPPFSDFVGYDHSAVNGNTVTVFLNEPNSNFYRVAANGRAAIRGLKTLALDYDGQAKIENVVGSGPFIYESQIPDQEVVLKKRPDYAWPPTTSPNQGAAYLDKLVVRVIGEPGLRAGAVQSKQVDLARGIQPTDEPALNQGGFQVIPVAAPVLTANIVGFRINNDLVSDQRVRRALQLGIDRQAVVDTVLSPSYQAADSVLGHDDPLFSNESADLGYDPVKAESLLDEAGWKVGNDGIREKDGKKLNLTLAASNQSVVFRPAFEFIESGWRKLGVALQNRAGDTTLFNAANADGSTPLLGTRTGYNNGLGLLFGRDNGNLTFAKNDELISLSKAELRATDPAQVKDAVARIQKKVIDDQLALILWDEVQVHAAAPNVHVEFTNYTEPLFQSAWKN, via the coding sequence ATGCGCCGAAGGTTCAAACTGATCGCCGGTGCCACGCTGGTGGCCCTACTGGCCGGCTGCGCCTCAAACCAGCAACACGCGGCGAGTTCAGGCCCCACCGGTGAGCCCACTCCCGGCGGAACGCTCACCTTCTCCGACGTCCAGTTCGTCACAGATGCGCTGAGCACCAACTACACGACGGCCAACCTGCTGTTCCAGGTGGTCGACCGGCTCGTCTATCTCGATCCCAAGACCGGCGAGGTGCACGGTTGGCTGGCGAGTCAGTTCTCCCGCAACGGGGACGCGACGCAGTACACCTTCACGATCCGCGACGGCGTCACCTTCAGTGACGGCACACCGTTGACCGCAGACGTGGTGAAGGCAAATTTCGACCAGCTCGGCAAGGGGGATCCGAGCAAGAAGATCCCGCCGTTCAGCGATTTCGTCGGCTACGACCACAGCGCGGTGAACGGCAACACCGTCACTGTTTTCCTCAACGAACCCAACAGCAACTTCTACCGGGTCGCGGCCAACGGCCGGGCCGCGATCCGCGGATTGAAGACGTTGGCCCTCGACTACGACGGTCAGGCCAAGATCGAGAACGTCGTCGGCTCAGGGCCTTTCATCTACGAGTCCCAGATCCCCGACCAGGAAGTGGTCCTCAAGAAGCGCCCGGACTACGCCTGGCCACCGACAACCTCACCCAACCAGGGCGCGGCCTACCTCGACAAGCTCGTGGTACGGGTCATCGGCGAGCCCGGTCTGCGGGCCGGCGCTGTGCAGTCCAAACAGGTCGACCTGGCCCGCGGTATCCAGCCGACCGACGAACCGGCCCTGAATCAGGGTGGCTTCCAGGTGATCCCCGTCGCAGCACCGGTGCTGACCGCCAATATCGTCGGCTTCAGGATCAACAACGATCTGGTCAGTGACCAGCGGGTGCGCCGTGCCCTGCAACTGGGCATCGACCGCCAAGCCGTGGTCGACACCGTGCTGTCGCCCAGCTACCAGGCCGCCGATTCCGTTCTCGGACACGATGACCCGCTGTTCTCGAACGAAAGCGCCGATCTCGGCTACGACCCTGTGAAAGCGGAGAGCCTGCTCGACGAGGCCGGCTGGAAGGTCGGCAACGACGGCATCCGCGAAAAGGACGGCAAGAAGCTCAACCTCACTCTCGCCGCATCCAACCAGAGTGTGGTGTTCCGGCCGGCGTTCGAGTTCATCGAATCAGGCTGGCGGAAACTCGGTGTCGCACTACAAAACCGGGCCGGTGACACCACGTTGTTCAACGCCGCCAACGCCGACGGATCGACGCCCCTGCTGGGCACCCGCACCGGATACAACAACGGCCTGGGCCTGTTGTTCGGGCGCGACAACGGCAACTTGACGTTCGCCAAGAACGACGAACTGATCTCCCTGTCCAAGGCGGAGCTTCGGGCGACCGATCCGGCCCAGGTCAAAGATGCCGTCGCGCGGATCCAGAAGAAGGTCATCGACGACCAGCTGGCATTGATCCTTTGGGACGAGGTGCAGGTGCACGCCGCCGCGCCGAACGTGCACGTCGAGTTCACCAACTACACCGAGCCGCTGTTCCAGAGCGCCTGGAAGAACTGA
- a CDS encoding acyl-CoA dehydrogenase family protein yields MSAAFQSSLAQFRRIFDQLASKAGERHQTHESVHEEIQALAAAGFGRLRVPVEHGGFGVDLPTLFELLAEAGQADSNVPQILRGHFTTVEILRQSPSAELRTHWLRRIANGAIFGNAQSEPAADSPDFLPTTRLHRVGGRPVISGVKYYSTGALYADYIRVAATVDDPGDAANDGKVTFAIVAARDTGVTHDDDWDGIGQRLTGSGTTHFDTVPVQDNGDLGRSKENLRSIQAFVQLVHLANLAGIARNVVDDAAELVRSRVRTNLHALSEHPTDDPEVLAVLGHLYRQAQTADALLASVAASLERANQVAAAGLDAEEDYVRNFIDVSAAQVSIIEAVLDAGARIFNAGGASTIREGTSLDRHWRTARTLASHNPVVYKPRIIGDFILNGAIPKSNYDRGRAATTTNVSG; encoded by the coding sequence GTGTCCGCAGCATTTCAGTCCAGTCTGGCCCAGTTCCGCCGGATCTTCGATCAATTGGCGAGCAAGGCCGGCGAGCGCCATCAGACGCATGAATCGGTCCACGAGGAGATTCAGGCGCTCGCCGCGGCCGGTTTCGGGCGGTTGCGGGTTCCGGTCGAGCACGGCGGGTTCGGCGTCGACCTACCGACGCTGTTCGAGTTGCTCGCCGAGGCGGGCCAGGCTGATTCCAACGTGCCGCAGATTCTGCGCGGCCATTTCACCACGGTCGAGATTCTCCGGCAGTCCCCGTCGGCCGAACTCCGCACCCACTGGCTACGCCGCATCGCCAACGGTGCGATCTTCGGCAATGCGCAATCCGAACCCGCGGCCGACAGCCCAGACTTCCTGCCCACGACCCGTCTGCACCGGGTCGGCGGCCGCCCGGTGATCTCCGGAGTGAAGTACTACTCGACCGGAGCCCTCTACGCCGACTACATCCGCGTCGCGGCGACCGTGGACGACCCCGGCGACGCCGCCAATGACGGCAAGGTCACCTTCGCGATCGTGGCGGCCCGCGACACCGGCGTCACCCACGACGACGACTGGGACGGGATCGGACAGCGCCTCACCGGCAGTGGAACGACGCATTTCGACACGGTGCCCGTTCAGGACAACGGTGATCTGGGCCGTTCCAAGGAGAATCTGCGCTCCATTCAGGCGTTCGTGCAGCTCGTGCATCTGGCCAACCTCGCCGGCATCGCACGCAATGTCGTCGACGACGCGGCTGAGCTGGTCAGGTCACGCGTCCGCACCAACCTGCATGCGCTGTCGGAACACCCCACCGACGACCCCGAGGTGCTTGCCGTTCTCGGCCACCTCTACCGGCAAGCGCAGACCGCCGATGCGCTGCTGGCCTCGGTCGCCGCGAGCCTGGAACGCGCCAACCAGGTTGCCGCGGCCGGGCTGGATGCAGAAGAGGACTATGTGCGGAACTTCATCGACGTGTCGGCGGCACAGGTCTCGATCATCGAGGCGGTGCTCGACGCGGGTGCCCGGATCTTCAACGCCGGCGGAGCATCGACCATCCGCGAGGGAACGAGCCTGGACCGGCATTGGCGCACTGCACGAACCCTGGCCTCCCACAATCCGGTCGTCTACAAACCGAGAATCATCGGGGACTTCATTCTGAACGGGGCTATCCCGAAGTCGAACTATGACCGTGGACGCGCTGCGACGACCACGAACGTCTCCGGATGA
- a CDS encoding NtaA/DmoA family FMN-dependent monooxygenase (This protein belongs to a clade of FMN-dependent monooxygenases, within a broader family of flavin-dependent oxidoreductases, the luciferase-like monooxygenase (LMM) family, some of whose members use coenzyme F420 rather than FMN.), translated as MTTSDYRRLFLSVAVNSTGSAARSWTWPGTRWNRFSDWDHYLRSAQLAHDGVFDIVFVSDHPALQRDNSARPLHSFDPTVLFSAIAAAVPDIGFLLTASSSYNSPYNLARRLATLDHISGGRVIWNVVSSFNPDIAANFSAAPLPPRAERYRRADEFLEVVKALWLSWDTPQGAAPTDSVWNETTARRIDHHGEFFDVAGPLNVPIGPQGHPVISQAGASQAGVDLAAKHADIVYASLLHKQAAFDYQAQLRARAAYHGRGPDEIRLMPGLTVIVGDTREEAYRKHEALHGFNGEDGLIADFFKRAALFDIPDRLDPDRPLDPNLFSYTEDQSRPVGFVRSFAELTAAEEVTPRQLVRRVEGGHRLAIGTPEEVAATILEWWSEGAVDGFNIHIPVLPEGISEFNRDVIPLLQVSGAFPTAYDGSTIRERLGLRDPRPATGASVVA; from the coding sequence GTGACCACGTCCGACTACCGGCGATTGTTCCTGAGCGTCGCCGTCAACAGCACCGGATCCGCCGCCCGGTCCTGGACCTGGCCCGGGACGAGGTGGAACCGGTTCAGCGATTGGGATCACTATCTGCGCTCGGCCCAGTTGGCGCACGACGGTGTCTTCGACATCGTCTTCGTCTCCGATCACCCCGCGTTACAGCGGGACAATTCCGCGCGTCCGCTGCACAGCTTCGACCCGACGGTGTTGTTCTCGGCGATCGCCGCGGCGGTGCCCGACATCGGGTTCCTGCTCACCGCCTCATCGTCCTACAACTCCCCGTACAACCTCGCGCGCCGCCTCGCGACCCTGGACCACATCTCCGGCGGGCGGGTGATCTGGAATGTGGTGTCGAGCTTCAATCCCGACATCGCGGCCAACTTCTCGGCAGCCCCACTGCCGCCGCGGGCCGAGCGATACCGCCGGGCCGACGAATTCCTTGAGGTGGTCAAAGCGCTCTGGCTCAGTTGGGATACCCCGCAGGGCGCGGCACCGACCGATTCGGTGTGGAATGAGACGACGGCCCGCCGCATCGACCATCACGGCGAGTTCTTCGACGTGGCGGGCCCGTTGAATGTGCCGATCGGGCCCCAGGGCCACCCGGTGATCTCACAGGCCGGGGCATCACAGGCCGGAGTCGATCTCGCGGCCAAGCACGCCGACATCGTCTACGCGTCGCTGCTGCACAAACAAGCGGCGTTCGATTACCAGGCTCAGTTGCGCGCCCGGGCCGCCTACCACGGCCGGGGTCCCGATGAGATCCGCCTGATGCCCGGCCTGACCGTGATCGTCGGCGACACCCGCGAGGAGGCCTACCGCAAGCACGAAGCCCTCCACGGATTCAACGGAGAGGACGGGTTGATCGCGGACTTCTTCAAGCGCGCAGCGCTGTTCGACATCCCGGACCGGCTCGATCCGGACCGACCGCTGGATCCGAATTTGTTCTCCTACACCGAAGATCAGTCCCGGCCCGTGGGCTTCGTACGGTCGTTCGCAGAGCTGACCGCCGCCGAAGAGGTCACCCCACGACAATTGGTGCGGCGGGTCGAGGGCGGGCACCGGCTGGCGATCGGTACTCCCGAAGAGGTGGCGGCAACCATTCTCGAGTGGTGGAGCGAGGGCGCCGTCGACGGCTTCAACATCCATATCCCGGTGCTGCCGGAGGGCATCTCCGAGTTCAATCGCGACGTCATCCCGCTCTTACAGGTATCGGGCGCCTTTCCCACCGCCTACGACGGCTCCACGATCCGCGAACGACTCGGATTGCGCGATCCCCGGCCCGCAACGGGCGCATCCGTCGTCGCCTGA